A window from Gottschalkiaceae bacterium SANA encodes these proteins:
- the oppB gene encoding oligopeptide ABC transporter permease OppB has translation MLRYIGKRLISMAITLWVVITITFFLMHSIPGDPFTNENREIQPEIMANLEAKYGLDKPLPQQYLIYLTNVVVHQDFGDSMKYKNRSVNDMIEQAWPASFTLGIWSALFGVLTGLTLGIVAALNHAKFFDYFVIFIAILGVSVPNFVFASLFQYVFAVHLGWFPVARWDGPEYIVLPALALGFRVIAFQARLMRTSLLDVLNQDYILTAKAKGLPRAKVIWGHGVRNAILPNITVLGPLIATLLTGTFVIEKIFGVPGLGKFFIQSIQQRDYPLIMGTTIFYAAVLIFMIFLVDILYGFIDPRIRLDK, from the coding sequence TTGTTAAGGTATATTGGCAAGCGACTGATATCTATGGCGATTACGCTATGGGTAGTCATCACGATTACGTTCTTCCTTATGCATTCCATTCCTGGCGATCCATTCACGAATGAGAATAGGGAGATCCAACCAGAGATCATGGCCAACCTTGAAGCGAAATACGGGTTGGACAAACCATTACCACAGCAATACTTAATTTACTTAACGAATGTAGTGGTTCATCAAGATTTCGGCGATTCGATGAAGTATAAAAATCGATCGGTGAATGATATGATTGAGCAGGCATGGCCCGCATCCTTTACTTTGGGGATTTGGTCAGCATTGTTTGGTGTTCTCACTGGTTTAACACTCGGTATTGTCGCAGCTTTAAACCATGCAAAATTCTTTGACTATTTTGTTATTTTCATTGCAATCTTGGGCGTATCGGTGCCGAACTTTGTGTTCGCGTCCCTATTCCAGTACGTATTTGCCGTACATTTGGGTTGGTTCCCAGTAGCACGTTGGGATGGACCAGAATATATTGTATTGCCGGCATTGGCTTTGGGTTTCCGCGTAATTGCATTCCAAGCCCGTCTGATGAGAACAAGTTTGCTGGATGTTTTGAATCAAGATTATATTTTAACGGCAAAAGCAAAAGGCTTGCCGAGAGCAAAAGTTATTTGGGGACATGGCGTTCGAAATGCGATCCTTCCGAACATTACAGTTTTGGGTCCTTTGATTGCAACCCTGTTGACCGGTACCTTTGTTATTGAAAAAATCTTTGGGGTGCCCGGATTAGGGAAGTTCTTCATTCAGTCGATTCAACAACGGGATTATCCATTGATTATGGGGACGACGATCTTTTACGCAGCTGTGTTGATCTTTATGATCTTCTTGGTTGATATTTTGTATGGATTTATCGATCCGCGTATTCGATTGGATAAATAG
- a CDS encoding peptide ABC transporter substrate-binding protein, translating to MKRLLALLLVVLMTVTFFAGCTQTEPAATETPAATEEPAATEEPAVEPAPEAEQILRLNWGSNPPDLDPQTTTDTVSFQVLNATLEGMVRLNAQGEAVVGSGLAADVQISEDGTLYTFTLRDAKWSDGSPITAYDFEYAWLRAIDPATASQYSYQLYHIKNAQAANNGEIGLEEVGIKALDDMTLEVQLERVTPFFLSLTSFITYLPAQKAAVEQMGDTYASSPETMVYSGPYVVSEWIPEQKLNLAKNENYWDKDSVMLEEIQGDMIVDLNTPINLYETGGLDTIGVPTEYLDKYRDSAEFTNMAEAVAWYLQFNCTDEFFSNLKIRKAFSIAINRQAFVDNVLANGSQVAWALTPPGFPGIDGGDFNEQCAGEVYDAGSKGQEAIDEANKLLDEGLAEVGKTREELGAHISYLTGESDVAKKLGQALQQMWKDAFGIDVPIEAVSFAIRLDKYNSGEFTISLAGWGADYADAMTFMDMFVTGGGNNDTFWGSPEYDMNIEAAINGTGNDRIQNMINAQQVLWDEWPISPIYFRARNFVEKPYVKGIVRFPVGVDNEYKWTYIDSEEYAKANM from the coding sequence ATGAAGCGATTGCTAGCATTGTTATTAGTTGTTCTAATGACAGTAACATTCTTTGCTGGATGTACGCAAACTGAACCTGCGGCGACTGAAACGCCTGCAGCAACAGAGGAACCTGCGGCAACGGAAGAACCAGCAGTAGAACCAGCACCTGAGGCAGAACAAATTTTGCGACTAAACTGGGGTTCTAACCCACCAGATTTGGATCCGCAAACAACAACTGATACCGTATCTTTCCAAGTGTTGAATGCAACTCTTGAAGGAATGGTTCGCTTGAACGCACAAGGCGAAGCAGTAGTTGGAAGCGGTTTGGCTGCAGATGTTCAAATCTCTGAAGATGGAACACTTTACACGTTTACACTTCGTGATGCAAAGTGGTCTGACGGATCTCCAATCACAGCATATGATTTCGAATATGCATGGTTGCGCGCGATTGATCCTGCAACTGCGTCTCAATATTCATACCAGTTGTACCATATCAAAAACGCACAAGCAGCAAACAATGGCGAAATCGGCCTAGAAGAAGTAGGAATTAAAGCGCTTGACGACATGACTTTAGAAGTTCAGCTTGAGCGAGTTACTCCATTCTTCTTATCTTTGACTTCTTTCATCACGTATCTACCGGCTCAAAAAGCAGCAGTTGAGCAAATGGGTGATACGTATGCATCAAGCCCAGAGACAATGGTTTATTCAGGACCTTATGTAGTATCTGAGTGGATTCCAGAGCAAAAATTGAATCTTGCGAAGAATGAAAACTACTGGGACAAAGATTCTGTAATGTTGGAAGAAATCCAGGGCGATATGATTGTCGACTTGAATACTCCAATTAACTTGTATGAAACTGGCGGATTGGATACAATCGGTGTTCCAACTGAATACCTTGACAAGTATCGCGATTCTGCTGAGTTCACAAATATGGCAGAAGCTGTAGCTTGGTACCTTCAATTTAACTGTACTGACGAATTCTTCTCTAACTTGAAAATTCGTAAAGCATTCTCGATCGCGATTAACCGCCAAGCGTTCGTAGACAACGTATTAGCTAACGGCTCTCAAGTTGCATGGGCATTGACTCCTCCAGGATTCCCTGGAATCGATGGCGGCGACTTCAACGAGCAATGTGCTGGCGAAGTTTATGATGCTGGTTCAAAAGGACAAGAAGCGATTGACGAAGCAAACAAATTGTTAGACGAAGGTCTTGCAGAAGTTGGCAAAACTCGTGAAGAGTTGGGCGCTCATATTTCTTACTTGACTGGTGAGTCTGACGTAGCGAAAAAGTTGGGTCAAGCATTGCAACAAATGTGGAAAGACGCGTTTGGTATTGATGTACCAATCGAAGCCGTTTCATTTGCAATCCGTCTTGACAAATACAACTCTGGCGAATTCACAATCTCATTAGCAGGTTGGGGCGCTGACTACGCTGATGCAATGACATTTATGGATATGTTCGTAACTGGCGGCGGTAACAATGACACATTCTGGGGATCTCCAGAGTATGACATGAATATCGAAGCAGCGATCAACGGAACTGGAAATGATCGCATCCAAAACATGATCAATGCACAACAAGTATTGTGGGATGAATGGCCAATTTCTCCTATCTACTTCCGAGCACGTAACTTTGTTGAAAAACCATACGTGAAAGGAATCGTTCGATTCCCAGTTGGTGTAGATAATGAGTATAAATGGACCTATATCGATTCTGAAGAGTACGCGAAAGCGAACATGTAA
- a CDS encoding ABC transporter ATP-binding protein, with protein sequence MAEKLVDVKELRVSFDTYAGEVQAVRGVTFHVDKGETLAIVGESGCGKSVTAKSIMRLIPTPPGRFKAGQVLFEGEDVLKMTEKQMETIRGSEISMIFQDPMTSLNPTMKVGKQIMEGLIKHQGMSKEDARARAIEMLRVVGMPTPEKRITQYPHEYSGGMRQRAMIAIALACNPKLLIADEPTTALDVTIQAQILELMQSLQKDFETGIIFITHDLGVVANMADRIAVMYSGVIIESGTADDIFHQGSHPYTWGLMQSVPRLDAKNKEELNPIDGQPPDLLKPPMGCPFAARCEHAMEICQEAFPPRTNVTESHYVYCWLNHEMAPKVKNPITGRGGVENE encoded by the coding sequence GTGGCTGAAAAATTAGTAGACGTAAAAGAACTTCGGGTATCATTTGATACGTATGCCGGAGAAGTGCAAGCAGTCCGTGGCGTTACCTTTCATGTAGATAAGGGAGAAACCCTCGCGATCGTAGGAGAGTCTGGCTGCGGGAAATCCGTAACCGCAAAATCAATTATGCGTTTGATCCCAACTCCGCCGGGACGATTTAAAGCTGGCCAAGTGTTGTTTGAGGGTGAAGATGTTCTTAAAATGACAGAAAAACAAATGGAAACCATTCGAGGTAGTGAAATCTCAATGATTTTCCAGGATCCGATGACTTCCTTAAACCCGACTATGAAGGTTGGCAAGCAGATTATGGAAGGCTTGATTAAACATCAAGGTATGTCTAAAGAAGATGCACGTGCTCGTGCGATTGAAATGCTTCGTGTCGTTGGCATGCCAACTCCAGAAAAGCGAATCACTCAATATCCCCATGAGTATTCAGGTGGGATGAGACAGCGTGCCATGATTGCCATTGCATTGGCTTGTAATCCAAAATTGTTAATTGCGGATGAGCCCACAACTGCATTGGACGTAACGATTCAAGCGCAAATTCTGGAATTGATGCAGTCTTTACAGAAAGATTTTGAAACTGGGATTATTTTTATTACCCATGACTTGGGTGTCGTAGCGAACATGGCAGACCGTATTGCGGTTATGTATTCTGGTGTGATTATTGAATCGGGTACAGCAGACGATATTTTCCATCAAGGAAGCCATCCGTATACGTGGGGATTGATGCAGTCAGTTCCGCGTCTTGACGCTAAAAATAAAGAAGAACTAAATCCAATTGACGGACAGCCGCCAGATTTATTAAAGCCACCAATGGGTTGCCCATTTGCAGCACGTTGCGAGCATGCCATGGAAATTTGCCAGGAAGCATTTCCTCCGCGAACGAATGTGACAGAATCGCATTATGTGTATTGTTGGTTAAACCATGAAATGGCGCCGAAAGTGAAAAATCCAATTACAGGAAGGGGTGGCGTAGAGAATGAGTAA
- a CDS encoding ATP-binding cassette domain-containing protein has translation MSNLEDRKVLLEVKDMKKYFKVGHNAILKAVDGVSFKIHEGETLGLVGESGCGKSTTGRTIIRLYDATDGEVIYDGMDVHTLNRTELKDFTRHAQMIFQDPYASLNPRMTVGDIVGEGIDIHGLYKNTKRQERIYELLELVGLNKEHASRYPHEFSGGQRQRIGIARSLAIEPKFIVCDEPISALDVSIQAQVVNLLIELQQKLGLTYLFIAHDLSMVKHISDRIAVMYLGAIVELASSEDLYEEPLHPYTKALLSAVPIPDPAIEKKRQRIILEGDVPSPINPPGGCKFQGRCELCQDICRQERPELVEKRPNHFVACHMVK, from the coding sequence ATGAGTAATTTAGAAGATCGCAAAGTCTTACTTGAAGTAAAAGATATGAAAAAATACTTCAAGGTTGGTCATAACGCCATCTTAAAAGCAGTTGACGGTGTTTCTTTCAAGATTCATGAAGGGGAAACCCTAGGTCTTGTTGGCGAGTCTGGTTGTGGAAAATCAACAACGGGCCGTACAATCATTCGATTGTATGATGCGACAGATGGTGAAGTCATTTATGATGGAATGGATGTCCATACCTTGAATCGAACGGAGTTGAAGGATTTTACGCGCCATGCGCAAATGATTTTTCAAGATCCTTATGCTTCTTTGAATCCTCGTATGACAGTTGGTGATATTGTTGGTGAAGGTATCGATATTCATGGTCTTTACAAGAACACCAAACGCCAAGAGCGTATTTATGAGCTTTTGGAATTGGTTGGTTTGAACAAGGAACATGCGAGTCGTTATCCCCATGAGTTTTCAGGCGGTCAGCGTCAGCGGATTGGAATTGCAAGATCATTGGCAATTGAACCGAAGTTTATTGTTTGCGATGAGCCGATTTCAGCATTAGATGTATCGATCCAAGCACAGGTGGTCAATCTTTTGATTGAACTGCAACAAAAGCTTGGCTTGACCTATCTGTTTATTGCTCATGACCTTTCTATGGTCAAGCATATTTCTGATCGAATTGCTGTTATGTATTTAGGTGCGATTGTAGAATTGGCAAGTAGTGAGGATCTTTATGAAGAGCCCTTGCACCCATATACAAAGGCACTGCTTTCAGCGGTTCCGATTCCAGATCCAGCCATTGAGAAGAAACGTCAACGGATTATTTTAGAGGGCGATGTGCCGTCTCCAATCAATCCGCCGGGAGGATGCAAATTCCAAGGGCGTTGTGAATTGTGTCAAGATATCTGTCGTCAAGAGCGACCAGAACTTGTGGAGAAACGGCCCAACCATTTTGTTGCTTGTCATATGGTAAAATAA
- a CDS encoding ABC transporter permease, with product MSDVNLTAEKFRHVGKDLAKSQEVIRPSMTYWQDAWRRLKKNKVAIASLILLIFILVMSFAGPHILPYEFDHQDFMVINKTAAEAPGHWFGTDALGRDIFVRVWTGTQVSMAIALIAVLINVGIGIIYGGVSGYVGGTVDNVMMRTVDVLFSIPQMLWVIMLIVVIGPGFDTIVIALALTGWGGMARLVRGQVLQLREMEFVLAAKTLGASGRRIILRHLIPNSLGPIIINLTFAIPGAIFTEAFLSYIGLGLPVPQASLGSLANDGANLLLIHPYQLMYPSIVIVVLMLGFNLLGDGLRDALDPRLRQ from the coding sequence ATGTCAGATGTAAATCTAACAGCCGAAAAGTTTCGTCATGTCGGCAAAGACCTTGCAAAATCGCAAGAAGTTATCCGTCCGAGTATGACGTATTGGCAAGATGCTTGGCGACGATTAAAGAAGAATAAAGTGGCAATTGCATCCTTGATTCTTTTGATTTTTATTTTGGTGATGTCATTTGCAGGACCACATATTTTACCATATGAATTTGATCATCAAGATTTTATGGTTATCAATAAGACCGCAGCAGAAGCGCCAGGTCATTGGTTTGGAACGGATGCCTTGGGTCGTGATATTTTTGTTCGCGTTTGGACAGGTACGCAAGTATCTATGGCCATTGCGTTGATTGCTGTTTTGATCAACGTTGGCATCGGCATTATCTATGGGGGCGTTTCGGGATACGTTGGCGGCACCGTAGACAATGTGATGATGCGTACCGTCGATGTTTTGTTCTCGATTCCACAGATGTTGTGGGTCATTATGTTGATCGTTGTAATCGGACCCGGATTTGACACCATTGTCATTGCTCTTGCCTTAACAGGGTGGGGCGGCATGGCTCGCTTGGTTCGTGGACAAGTTCTTCAATTGCGAGAAATGGAATTTGTACTAGCGGCTAAAACGTTGGGCGCAAGTGGCCGAAGAATCATTCTTCGTCATTTGATCCCCAATTCTTTGGGTCCAATCATCATTAACCTCACATTCGCGATACCCGGTGCAATTTTTACCGAGGCATTCCTGAGCTATATCGGTTTGGGTCTTCCGGTACCGCAAGCATCATTGGGTTCTTTGGCCAATGATGGTGCGAATCTATTATTGATTCATCCATATCAGTTGATGTACCCATCCATCGTAATCGTTGTATTGATGTTGGGATTCAACCTTTTGGGTGACGGATTACGCGATGCGCTTGATCCAAGACTTCGACAATAG
- a CDS encoding ABC transporter substrate-binding protein, which produces MLRSIQKYLIALIILFGALIYYTYNMIPVGLGGSENQKNADYLPAAVEKNENRLVVAEKNIGDRYNPLLATTSGEEQVCELVFDSLVDLNVQGDLIPELAAFWEVSDDATIYTFHLKEGITFHDGMPLTTEDVAFTYTFLASPYYQGPFSDKVMDLEGARAFNQRKSEIDGISGIRVLDERTIQFVLTEPNVLKLYDFQFGILPKHIYQVDSWGDFQALNGKPIGSGAFRLIDHTDQSLQFEANEEYYQQSANIDGIELVKLENYDANSIYYLAAGKLDIASINPNPQNVQRLNSSSLVNLISHDSNSYGYIGLNLRDPMFQDVKVRQAFMHGINRAFFVETFYKGYGEVCNAPASYQTALPIDGLDEYAYDPKEAKALLKEAGWQDLDGNGILEKDGKEFQFTLSTYTESNYSYNVAALLRSNLRDLGIDMDVEFLSFNELLNRVFFQRDFDAYTLHWVIGSEQQMQGTFDQQSDRVGGYNSVGYGNEKAEEIFLEVLGTVREEEREELVEEWIRIANADLPYLFLSYNVEMMGVNDRVENFQPSAFSGWADQAKQLILRKPASQNLSLK; this is translated from the coding sequence ATGCTGAGATCCATACAAAAATATTTAATTGCCTTGATCATCCTTTTTGGTGCTTTGATTTATTATACCTACAATATGATTCCTGTTGGACTTGGGGGATCAGAAAATCAAAAGAATGCGGATTATCTGCCAGCTGCAGTAGAAAAAAATGAAAACCGTTTGGTTGTTGCGGAGAAGAATATCGGTGATCGGTACAATCCACTACTGGCAACCACCAGCGGAGAAGAGCAGGTTTGCGAGTTGGTGTTTGACAGTTTAGTCGATCTCAATGTGCAAGGTGATTTGATACCGGAGCTGGCCGCCTTTTGGGAGGTTTCCGATGATGCAACAATATATACCTTTCATTTAAAGGAAGGGATCACCTTCCATGATGGCATGCCATTGACTACGGAAGATGTTGCCTTTACCTATACTTTTTTGGCGAGTCCTTATTATCAGGGACCCTTTTCAGACAAGGTCATGGATCTAGAAGGTGCGCGCGCCTTCAATCAGCGTAAGAGTGAAATTGATGGAATTTCAGGTATCCGGGTCTTGGACGAGCGAACCATTCAATTTGTATTGACCGAACCCAATGTCTTGAAGCTTTATGACTTTCAATTTGGAATTTTGCCCAAGCATATTTATCAGGTGGATTCCTGGGGGGATTTTCAGGCCTTGAATGGCAAACCCATTGGCAGTGGCGCTTTTCGATTGATTGACCATACAGACCAAAGCCTCCAATTCGAAGCCAATGAGGAGTATTATCAACAGTCGGCCAATATAGATGGAATTGAACTGGTTAAACTGGAAAATTATGATGCGAATAGTATTTATTATTTAGCTGCCGGTAAGTTGGATATTGCTTCAATTAATCCCAATCCGCAGAATGTACAGCGCCTGAATTCAAGTTCGCTAGTGAATCTAATTTCTCACGATTCCAATTCTTATGGTTATATTGGATTGAATTTGCGAGATCCTATGTTTCAGGATGTGAAAGTGCGACAGGCCTTTATGCACGGTATCAATCGCGCTTTCTTTGTTGAGACCTTTTATAAGGGTTATGGAGAGGTATGCAATGCCCCGGCGTCTTATCAGACGGCGTTACCCATCGATGGGTTAGACGAGTACGCATATGATCCCAAAGAGGCCAAGGCACTTTTGAAAGAGGCGGGGTGGCAGGATTTAGATGGAAACGGGATTCTCGAAAAGGACGGCAAAGAGTTTCAATTTACCTTGTCGACTTATACAGAGTCTAATTATTCCTATAATGTTGCTGCACTTTTGCGTTCGAATTTGAGGGATTTAGGCATCGATATGGATGTCGAATTTTTATCCTTTAACGAATTATTGAATCGTGTTTTTTTCCAACGGGATTTTGATGCCTATACCTTGCATTGGGTGATTGGTTCAGAGCAGCAAATGCAAGGCACTTTTGATCAGCAATCTGATCGAGTTGGGGGCTACAATAGCGTTGGTTATGGCAATGAAAAGGCAGAAGAGATCTTTTTAGAGGTACTTGGCACGGTTCGTGAGGAAGAGCGAGAAGAGTTGGTTGAAGAGTGGATTCGCATTGCAAATGCTGATCTTCCCTACCTTTTTCTTTCGTATAATGTGGAAATGATGGGCGTAAACGACCGGGTGGAAAATTTTCAACCATCGGCATTCAGCGGATGGGCGGATCAGGCAAAACAACTGATTTTAAGGAAGCCTGCAAGTCAAAATCTATCCTTGAAGTAG